A region from the Flexistipes sp. genome encodes:
- a CDS encoding NAD-dependent succinate-semialdehyde dehydrogenase codes for MAKTKLVATNPATEEVVYEKPLDSQEDIEAKLELSEKTYYDFWKKTSFEERAGYLRKVAKVMRDNLDDYAMPMVEEMGKPIKEARGEVQKAAWCAEHYADHAEEYLKKEYIESDATKSYVQYLPLGPVLGVLPWNAPFWLAARFYAPALMAGNTCLMKHDSHVPKCAEYITKAFVDAGVPEGVFQNLVITSASIEWVIRHDAVRAVSVTGSDFAGSKIASIAGSEIKPSVMELGGSDPSVVLSDANLEEAADTICLMRLINAGQSCIAAKRIIVEEPVYDKMIDLMKERFEKYKVGDPRNESTDVGPIARKDLRDDLHRQVQASVKEGARLVLGGEIPEGKGFYYPVTMLADVKPEMTASCEETFGPIAAVMKAKDADEALKLANATQYGLAASIWTGASRGAEMASEIESGQVAVNGIVKTDPRLPSGGVKRSGFGRELGPHGIKMFVNTQQVWIGPKK; via the coding sequence ATGGCGAAGACAAAACTGGTTGCAACTAATCCGGCCACTGAAGAGGTAGTTTATGAAAAGCCTCTGGATTCTCAGGAAGATATCGAAGCTAAACTGGAGCTGTCAGAAAAAACGTATTATGATTTCTGGAAAAAAACCAGTTTTGAAGAAAGAGCGGGGTATCTGAGAAAAGTTGCAAAAGTTATGAGGGATAATCTTGATGACTACGCCATGCCTATGGTGGAAGAAATGGGCAAACCTATAAAAGAGGCGAGAGGTGAGGTACAGAAAGCAGCGTGGTGTGCGGAGCACTATGCAGATCATGCAGAAGAATATTTAAAGAAAGAGTATATTGAATCCGACGCCACCAAGAGTTATGTGCAGTATCTTCCTTTGGGGCCCGTGCTGGGAGTTTTGCCCTGGAATGCACCTTTCTGGCTGGCGGCAAGGTTTTATGCGCCGGCGCTTATGGCCGGAAATACCTGCCTGATGAAACATGACTCCCATGTTCCAAAATGTGCTGAATATATAACAAAGGCGTTTGTTGATGCCGGAGTTCCCGAAGGTGTTTTTCAGAATCTGGTTATAACTTCAGCAAGTATAGAATGGGTAATACGTCATGATGCTGTACGCGCAGTTTCCGTTACCGGTTCTGATTTTGCAGGTTCCAAAATTGCATCTATCGCCGGCTCAGAAATTAAGCCTTCCGTTATGGAGCTGGGTGGCTCTGACCCAAGTGTTGTATTAAGTGATGCCAACCTTGAAGAGGCAGCCGATACTATATGTTTAATGAGGCTGATTAATGCAGGTCAGTCATGTATTGCCGCTAAGAGGATTATTGTGGAAGAGCCTGTATATGATAAAATGATTGACCTTATGAAAGAGCGATTTGAGAAATATAAAGTGGGAGATCCGAGAAATGAATCCACAGATGTCGGACCCATTGCCAGAAAAGATTTAAGGGATGATCTGCACCGTCAGGTACAGGCTTCTGTAAAAGAAGGAGCCAGACTTGTTTTGGGAGGAGAAATTCCTGAAGGTAAAGGTTTCTATTATCCTGTTACAATGCTGGCCGATGTTAAGCCTGAAATGACGGCAAGCTGTGAGGAGACATTCGGACCGATTGCAGCTGTTATGAAAGCGAAAGATGCTGATGAAGCTTTAAAGCTGGCTAATGCCACGCAATACGGGCTGGCTGCCAGTATATGGACAGGTGCATCCAGAGGTGCAGAAATGGCATCTGAAATCGAGAGCGGTCAGGTTGCTGTAAACGGCATTGTAAAGACAGACCCGAGACTGCCCAGCGGCGGTGTTAAAAGATCGGGTTTCGGCAGAGAATTAGGTCCCCACGGAATCAAAATGTTTGTAAACACTCAGCAGGTATGGATAGGACCTAAAAAATAA
- a CDS encoding AMP-dependent synthetase/ligase, whose product MYELRFKSIPEMLRENAKVYDKKIAITYKKAGQYISLSYSHFYERVLMCARGLLKLGIGKGEKVAILSENRAGWVIADLGILSVGAITVPVYATNTADQAAYVINHSGAKIVFVSNKIQYDKLLSVREKIPHVETVISFERFLGDKLLPVYTLFQLSEISMPITEKEKAEIESRIDEVDKDDILTIIYTSGTTGTPKGVMLTHENIVYDSEYGIKKVKSLTNEETLLSFLPLSHALERTVGYYITLMNGCELAFAESIEKVPENMTEIRPTVMISVPRLFEKIYSRIFDNIHQMSVIKSKLVHRALDVGKEYVRRKYITKDLPESLKVKYRFYDKLVFRKIRQRFGGRMKFFVSGGAPLDKTINEFFWVIGIPILEGYGLTETSPAISINTLDDVKFGSVGTAFEYTEFKVAQDGELMVKSPAVMKGYFRDDEKTKEMFTEDGWLKTGDVAEIDEDGFIFIKDRKKEIIVTAGGKNIAPQPIENEMKLDKYISQVYVHGDNKPYLTALIVPNFERLFEFARENKLKFFDVGDLVKNEKVTELFRSRIEEINSNLPKYETIKKFSIVPRDFSIAGGELTPTLKLKRRIIYDKYREMIESMYLENGYQPEGYKNEKTEEKQ is encoded by the coding sequence ATGTATGAATTGAGATTTAAGTCTATCCCTGAAATGTTGAGAGAAAACGCGAAGGTCTATGATAAAAAGATTGCCATTACGTACAAAAAGGCAGGACAGTATATCAGTCTAAGCTATTCCCATTTTTATGAACGTGTCCTTATGTGCGCAAGAGGGCTGTTGAAGCTGGGAATCGGCAAAGGTGAGAAAGTGGCAATTTTGTCCGAAAATCGTGCGGGATGGGTTATAGCTGATTTGGGTATTCTGTCTGTGGGAGCCATTACCGTCCCTGTTTATGCAACCAATACAGCTGATCAGGCGGCATATGTTATTAATCACAGCGGAGCTAAAATAGTGTTTGTATCTAACAAAATACAATATGATAAGCTGCTCTCCGTCAGAGAAAAAATTCCCCATGTGGAAACGGTGATTTCTTTTGAGCGTTTTCTCGGTGACAAACTTTTGCCTGTTTATACGCTGTTTCAGCTTTCGGAAATATCGATGCCCATTACGGAAAAAGAAAAAGCTGAAATAGAATCCAGGATAGATGAAGTGGATAAGGACGACATACTTACCATAATATACACATCAGGCACCACCGGTACTCCCAAAGGGGTAATGCTTACACATGAAAATATTGTTTACGACTCCGAATATGGTATTAAAAAGGTTAAATCCCTGACTAATGAAGAAACTCTGCTGAGTTTTCTGCCTCTCAGTCATGCGCTTGAGCGTACAGTGGGGTATTATATAACATTGATGAACGGCTGTGAACTTGCTTTTGCCGAAAGCATAGAGAAAGTTCCCGAAAATATGACCGAGATTCGCCCCACAGTAATGATCAGCGTTCCGAGACTTTTTGAAAAGATATATTCCAGGATATTTGACAATATTCACCAAATGTCTGTGATAAAAAGCAAGCTTGTTCACCGGGCACTTGATGTGGGAAAAGAATATGTCAGAAGAAAATACATCACAAAGGATCTGCCCGAATCACTAAAGGTTAAATACAGGTTTTATGACAAACTTGTTTTCAGAAAAATAAGGCAGCGGTTCGGCGGGAGGATGAAATTTTTTGTTTCAGGCGGAGCACCGCTTGACAAGACTATTAATGAGTTTTTCTGGGTGATAGGGATTCCGATACTGGAAGGATACGGACTAACGGAAACAAGTCCGGCTATAAGCATTAACACCCTTGATGACGTTAAATTTGGCTCCGTTGGTACTGCTTTCGAGTATACGGAGTTTAAAGTGGCACAAGACGGTGAGTTAATGGTGAAAAGTCCCGCCGTGATGAAGGGATATTTTCGCGATGATGAAAAGACAAAAGAGATGTTTACCGAAGACGGCTGGTTAAAAACCGGCGATGTTGCTGAAATTGATGAGGACGGATTTATTTTTATAAAGGATAGAAAAAAAGAGATAATCGTTACCGCCGGGGGCAAAAATATTGCGCCGCAGCCCATAGAAAATGAAATGAAACTGGATAAATATATTTCCCAGGTTTATGTACACGGTGACAATAAGCCTTATCTGACTGCTTTAATTGTGCCCAACTTCGAAAGATTGTTCGAGTTTGCCCGTGAAAACAAACTGAAATTTTTTGATGTGGGAGATCTGGTTAAAAACGAGAAAGTGACCGAGCTTTTCAGAAGCAGGATAGAAGAGATTAATTCAAACCTTCCAAAATATGAGACTATTAAAAAGTTTAGTATTGTGCCGAGAGATTTTTCGATTGCAGGCGGCGAACTGACACCTACATTGAAACTTAAAAGGCGTATAATTTACGATAAATACAGAGAAATGATAGAAAGCATGTATCTGGAAAACGGCTACCAGCCCGAGGGATATAAAAATGAGAAAACGGAGGAGAAACAATGA
- a CDS encoding 3-hydroxyacyl-CoA dehydrogenase/enoyl-CoA hydratase family protein, whose protein sequence is MRQINKAAVLGSGVMGSTIAAHLANAGIEVLVLDIVPKELTDEEKAKGLTLNDPEVRNRIANNNIAGLKKMKPAPFYLPDNIKLIETGNFEDDIHKISEADWIIEVVVENMKIKHDVLKNKIIPNYKDGAILSTNTSGLSVNDMAEVLPEDIRKNFLVTHFFNPPRYMRLLELVPCKYTDKSVVDFMEKFISKRLGKGIVFAKDTPNFVGNRIGVYLIFSAIKHLQEMNMTVEEADAAAGQAIGLPKTAVFRLADLVGVDTIGHIGKNSYGLLKNDEEREIYRLPDFLEGMIEKGLHGNKTKKGFYKKEKIEGKSVIYYYDYNSGEYKEPAKPKFNSVQTVKQLDDPRERVKRMVAFDDKGAEFAWRVLRDGLLYAFKRIPEIADDIVNVDNAMRWGFNWELGPFEIMDAIGVKKFVKKAKNDGVEVPDELEQIESFYKLENGVKYYYDLTSGEYKEVPVKYDKIDFEILKSKNRVVESNAGASILDIGDGVFCLEFHSKMNAISGDIMSMTPKAIARAENEGAGLVIGNQGKAFSAGANLMLLAVAAAEGAFDDINMMVKQFQKATMSIKYSKVPVVAAPFNLALGGGCEYSLHSDARVAHAETYMGLVEAGVGLLPAGGGTKELAIKAIDKAAKFETDVSPFIFKYFKQIGMAQHSMGAWELFNMDYMGEGDAVCMDIDRLIYDAKTKVLDLARNYVPGRPRTGLKAPGRSVAASIKVQLWNMMQGGFITEYEKYIGEMIADVITGGDVNAGTLITEDYLLDLEREKFLKLCGQKKTLERIQHMLKKGKPLRN, encoded by the coding sequence ATGAGACAGATTAATAAAGCGGCCGTTCTGGGCTCCGGCGTGATGGGCTCTACAATAGCGGCTCATTTGGCAAATGCCGGTATTGAGGTGTTGGTACTGGATATTGTTCCGAAAGAGCTTACCGATGAGGAGAAAGCAAAAGGGTTGACGCTTAACGATCCAGAAGTTCGCAACCGAATTGCTAACAATAATATAGCCGGTCTTAAAAAGATGAAACCGGCACCGTTTTATCTGCCGGATAATATAAAACTTATAGAAACGGGTAACTTTGAGGACGACATACATAAAATATCCGAAGCTGACTGGATAATCGAGGTTGTTGTTGAGAACATGAAAATAAAGCACGATGTTTTGAAAAATAAAATTATCCCAAATTATAAAGATGGTGCAATTCTTTCCACAAATACCAGCGGTTTGTCGGTTAATGACATGGCGGAGGTTTTGCCGGAAGATATCAGGAAAAATTTTCTTGTCACCCATTTTTTTAACCCACCCAGGTATATGCGTCTTCTGGAGCTGGTTCCGTGTAAATATACGGATAAGAGTGTTGTGGATTTTATGGAAAAATTCATCAGCAAAAGACTGGGCAAGGGAATAGTCTTTGCAAAGGACACACCGAACTTTGTGGGCAACAGAATTGGTGTCTATCTTATTTTCAGTGCTATTAAACATTTGCAGGAAATGAATATGACCGTGGAGGAGGCGGATGCCGCAGCCGGCCAGGCTATAGGGCTTCCAAAAACTGCTGTTTTCAGGCTTGCCGATTTGGTGGGTGTCGACACCATCGGACATATCGGAAAGAACTCCTATGGGCTGTTAAAAAATGATGAGGAGCGTGAAATTTACAGATTGCCCGATTTTCTGGAAGGAATGATTGAAAAGGGGCTGCACGGTAATAAGACGAAAAAAGGGTTTTACAAAAAGGAGAAAATAGAAGGTAAAAGCGTAATTTATTATTACGATTATAATTCGGGAGAATATAAAGAGCCGGCAAAGCCGAAGTTTAATTCTGTTCAGACGGTAAAACAGCTGGATGACCCGAGAGAAAGGGTAAAAAGGATGGTTGCTTTTGACGATAAAGGCGCTGAATTTGCCTGGCGCGTTTTAAGAGACGGCCTGCTGTATGCTTTTAAACGTATACCGGAAATTGCTGATGATATTGTCAATGTGGATAATGCAATGAGATGGGGTTTTAACTGGGAGCTGGGTCCTTTTGAGATAATGGATGCTATCGGCGTAAAGAAATTTGTAAAGAAAGCAAAAAATGACGGTGTGGAAGTTCCGGACGAACTGGAACAAATAGAGTCTTTTTATAAACTGGAGAACGGTGTTAAATATTACTATGATTTAACATCCGGCGAATACAAAGAGGTTCCTGTAAAATATGATAAAATCGACTTTGAAATTCTGAAATCGAAAAATAGGGTTGTGGAATCAAACGCCGGCGCCTCAATTCTGGATATAGGAGACGGGGTGTTCTGCCTGGAATTTCATTCGAAAATGAATGCAATCAGCGGCGATATTATGAGTATGACGCCAAAAGCCATTGCCCGTGCAGAGAATGAAGGGGCGGGGCTGGTTATAGGTAATCAGGGTAAAGCTTTTTCTGCCGGAGCAAACCTTATGCTTCTGGCTGTTGCTGCAGCAGAGGGGGCATTTGACGATATCAATATGATGGTTAAGCAGTTTCAGAAGGCCACAATGTCTATAAAATACTCAAAGGTTCCTGTGGTGGCGGCACCTTTTAATCTTGCTCTAGGCGGCGGATGTGAATATTCGCTGCATTCGGATGCAAGGGTTGCCCATGCTGAGACTTATATGGGACTTGTGGAAGCCGGTGTGGGACTACTTCCTGCCGGAGGCGGTACTAAGGAGCTTGCTATTAAGGCAATTGATAAAGCGGCAAAATTTGAAACGGATGTTTCTCCGTTTATCTTTAAATATTTCAAACAGATAGGTATGGCTCAGCACTCAATGGGTGCGTGGGAGCTGTTTAATATGGATTATATGGGTGAAGGAGATGCCGTCTGTATGGATATAGACAGACTTATTTATGATGCGAAAACTAAGGTGCTTGATTTGGCCAGAAATTATGTGCCCGGCAGACCGAGGACTGGTTTGAAGGCTCCGGGAAGAAGTGTTGCAGCCAGTATAAAAGTTCAGCTTTGGAATATGATGCAGGGCGGCTTTATTACTGAGTATGAAAAATACATCGGTGAAATGATAGCTGATGTCATCACAGGCGGCGATGTGAATGCCGGAACACTTATTACTGAGGATTATCTGCTGGATCTTGAAAGGGAAAAATTTCTCAAGCTGTGTGGTCAGAAAAAGACACTGGAGCGAATCCAGCATATGCTGAAGAAAGGGAAACCGTTAAGAAATTAA
- a CDS encoding thiolase family protein yields MRRAYILGAYRTAGCKAKKGGFKDTRPDDLAAAVIKGLMEKTGVSKENVEDVIMGCAFPEAEQGLNVARIALLKAGLGYEVPGQTVNRYCSSGLQTISIAAERIMSGFADCIIAGGVESMTMIPFGGTKFSANPGLVSEWPEVYSAMGITAEFVADKYGISREKQDEFACMSHEKAAKAANEGRFADEIIPVDVEKTELVNGKAKKEKFTVDADDGIRADTTVEGLAKLKPVFKADGTVTAGNASQVTDGAAAAVVVSEDFLKKLGKDPIASFLGFSVKGVPPEIMGIGPVKAIPDVLEKTGLKQNDIRLIELNEAFAAQSLAVINELGLDESMLNVNGGAIALGHPLGCTGAKLTATLLHEMIRRKEKYGMVTMCIGEGMGAAGIFENMKI; encoded by the coding sequence ATGAGAAGGGCATATATTTTAGGAGCTTACAGAACAGCCGGGTGCAAGGCTAAGAAAGGCGGTTTTAAGGATACCCGGCCGGATGATCTGGCGGCTGCTGTCATTAAAGGACTTATGGAAAAAACAGGTGTTTCAAAGGAGAATGTGGAAGATGTGATAATGGGTTGTGCATTTCCCGAGGCCGAACAGGGGCTTAATGTTGCAAGAATTGCACTTTTGAAGGCCGGTCTGGGATATGAAGTCCCCGGTCAGACGGTGAACAGATACTGCTCATCAGGTCTGCAGACCATCTCCATAGCTGCAGAAAGGATTATGTCCGGATTTGCAGACTGTATTATAGCCGGTGGAGTTGAGTCAATGACAATGATTCCTTTCGGCGGTACAAAGTTTTCCGCCAATCCGGGACTGGTGAGTGAATGGCCTGAAGTATATTCGGCCATGGGGATAACGGCTGAGTTTGTTGCCGATAAGTATGGAATAAGCAGGGAAAAACAGGATGAATTTGCCTGCATGAGCCATGAAAAGGCTGCCAAAGCTGCAAATGAAGGCAGATTTGCCGATGAGATTATCCCCGTGGATGTGGAAAAAACAGAGCTTGTGAACGGCAAAGCTAAAAAAGAGAAATTCACTGTTGATGCGGATGACGGCATAAGAGCCGATACCACTGTAGAGGGGCTTGCCAAGCTTAAGCCGGTCTTCAAAGCGGACGGTACAGTGACGGCAGGGAATGCCTCGCAGGTGACTGACGGAGCAGCAGCAGCAGTTGTGGTTTCAGAAGATTTTCTGAAAAAACTCGGCAAAGATCCGATAGCTTCATTTCTGGGATTTTCAGTCAAGGGTGTACCGCCTGAAATTATGGGTATCGGCCCTGTTAAGGCGATTCCCGATGTATTGGAAAAAACCGGTCTGAAACAAAACGATATAAGATTGATCGAGCTGAATGAGGCTTTTGCAGCACAGTCACTCGCTGTAATTAACGAGCTGGGGCTGGATGAATCCATGCTGAATGTGAACGGAGGAGCAATAGCTCTGGGGCATCCTTTGGGATGTACGGGAGCAAAGCTGACAGCCACTCTTCTGCATGAAATGATAAGGCGTAAGGAGAAATACGGCATGGTTACTATGTGTATAGGTGAAGGAATGGGCGCTGCCGGTATTTTTGAGAATATGAAAATTTAG
- a CDS encoding acyl-CoA dehydrogenase family protein, with protein sequence MSEKLLKGGEYLIKKTDADDVFTPEDFNDEQKQIAETTEQFVMNEIVPHIEEIDNQNFDIVIEGMKKCGELGLLMIDAPEEYGGLELDKATSMLVAEKLAPGGSFLVAYAAHTGIGMLPLIYYGTKEQKEKYLEKLMTGEMLAAYCLTEPGSGSDALGAKASSVLSDDGKYYLLNGTKQWITNAGFADLFTVFAKVDKEHFTAFLVERDFEGISFGAEEKKMGIKGSSTRQVNFDNAKVPVENVLGEIGKGHKIAFNVLNVGRFKLAAATTGACKDALGEAVRYANERKQFGTEISNFGAIKEKLARMTAETFASESLVYRLAGLLDDRLAHIDKDVENYYEEYQKAIEEYAVECGISKVFCSEVLAYVVDETVQIFGGYGYSQEYPAERFYRDERINRIFEGTNEINRLLTPGILLKKTMKGELPLQKEAMKAMESLMTPSFDEPEEGLFAKELKILEDLKTVFLVTAGAAVQKHMEKMKNEQEILMALADVAIGIFAIESTVLRALKIYDKSNEKKKKLLEAAVNVFLFNEVEDITRAAKKAAYFVEEGDNLTMLLSGIRRFTKYDAAGLLENQRLLADAVIDAEKYIF encoded by the coding sequence ATGAGTGAAAAATTACTGAAGGGCGGAGAATATTTGATTAAAAAAACAGATGCGGATGATGTTTTTACTCCGGAAGATTTTAACGATGAACAGAAGCAGATTGCCGAAACCACCGAGCAGTTTGTAATGAACGAGATCGTTCCGCATATTGAGGAAATAGACAATCAAAACTTTGATATTGTAATTGAGGGGATGAAAAAATGCGGAGAACTGGGACTTCTTATGATAGATGCTCCGGAGGAGTACGGCGGGCTTGAGCTTGATAAGGCTACAAGTATGCTGGTGGCTGAGAAACTGGCACCGGGAGGCTCTTTTCTTGTGGCGTATGCAGCCCATACGGGTATCGGTATGCTGCCGCTAATATATTACGGGACAAAGGAGCAGAAAGAGAAATATCTGGAAAAACTGATGACAGGTGAAATGCTTGCTGCATACTGTCTTACTGAGCCAGGTTCGGGAAGTGATGCTTTGGGTGCCAAAGCAAGTTCTGTATTATCTGATGACGGCAAGTATTATCTGCTAAACGGAACCAAACAGTGGATTACTAATGCAGGATTTGCCGATCTTTTCACCGTATTTGCAAAGGTGGACAAGGAGCATTTTACAGCTTTTCTCGTGGAAAGGGATTTTGAAGGTATCTCCTTTGGTGCCGAAGAGAAAAAGATGGGGATAAAAGGCTCATCCACCCGTCAGGTTAATTTTGATAACGCTAAAGTGCCGGTGGAAAATGTTTTGGGAGAAATAGGCAAAGGGCATAAAATTGCATTTAATGTGCTGAATGTGGGACGTTTTAAGCTGGCTGCGGCTACAACAGGCGCATGTAAGGATGCTTTGGGCGAAGCCGTTAGATATGCCAATGAAAGAAAACAGTTCGGTACGGAAATCAGCAATTTTGGGGCTATAAAAGAAAAACTTGCCAGAATGACTGCCGAAACGTTTGCTTCCGAATCGCTGGTTTACAGGCTTGCGGGACTGTTAGATGACAGGCTTGCCCATATTGATAAAGATGTGGAAAATTATTACGAGGAATATCAGAAGGCAATTGAAGAATATGCCGTTGAATGCGGGATTTCAAAAGTTTTCTGCAGTGAAGTTCTGGCTTATGTTGTGGATGAAACCGTTCAGATTTTCGGCGGTTACGGTTATTCTCAGGAATATCCGGCAGAAAGGTTTTATCGGGATGAAAGGATAAACAGGATTTTTGAAGGGACAAACGAAATCAACAGACTGCTTACACCCGGTATTCTTCTTAAAAAAACTATGAAAGGTGAACTTCCTTTACAAAAAGAAGCAATGAAAGCCATGGAATCGCTTATGACGCCATCTTTTGATGAGCCGGAAGAAGGTTTGTTTGCAAAAGAGCTCAAAATTTTGGAAGATCTGAAAACGGTATTTTTGGTAACTGCAGGAGCAGCTGTACAGAAACATATGGAAAAGATGAAAAATGAGCAGGAGATTCTCATGGCGCTGGCTGATGTGGCAATAGGAATATTTGCCATTGAAAGTACAGTACTCAGGGCGCTTAAAATTTATGATAAATCCAATGAAAAGAAGAAAAAACTCCTTGAAGCGGCAGTGAATGTTTTTCTTTTTAACGAAGTTGAGGACATTACAAGGGCGGCTAAGAAAGCTGCATATTTTGTTGAAGAGGGAGACAATCTTACAATGTTATTAAGCGGTATCAGGAGGTTTACAAAATACGATGCTGCCGGACTTCTGGAAAACCAGAGACTTCTTGCAGATGCAGTTATAGATGCGGAAAAATATATTTTTTAA
- a CDS encoding acyl-CoA thioesterase, producing the protein MKYRFKEEIKVRFADLDAYGHVNNATFFTYLETARTNTFLSTFNNLMEKGILLIVVKAECSYLKPITLKDRVFVEFGITSKGKTSFVIEYEINNGKSVTFATASTTMVCLDKNSGKPVKVPGGLEEYLFD; encoded by the coding sequence ATGAAATACAGATTCAAGGAAGAAATAAAGGTTCGGTTTGCAGATTTGGATGCCTACGGTCATGTAAACAATGCCACTTTTTTCACTTATCTTGAAACGGCCAGAACAAATACCTTTTTAAGCACATTTAATAACTTGATGGAAAAGGGAATTCTACTGATCGTAGTAAAAGCCGAATGCAGCTATCTAAAACCTATAACTTTGAAAGATCGCGTCTTCGTGGAATTCGGTATTACTTCCAAAGGAAAAACCAGTTTTGTAATAGAATATGAAATCAACAACGGCAAATCTGTAACGTTTGCCACTGCATCAACAACAATGGTTTGTCTTGACAAAAATTCAGGGAAACCCGTTAAAGTACCCGGTGGACTGGAGGAATATCTATTCGACTAA
- a CDS encoding chalcone isomerase family protein, translating into MRKIMLLPVIILSIVLFSAFAKAEPAKTIVLDNNTLLLNGSGYRSKFFIKVYRGSLYLTDKILSDTQSIKDEEVIFKSGYPGAIKMEFVYSEVEAEKIKGAFREGIEKNSPELLNTDYVNNFISTFNFNVVEGDIITLFIKNEDTVTVFYKEKTLNTINGGSIGKAVYKIYLGKEPADGSLKSDMLGG; encoded by the coding sequence ATGAGAAAAATCATGCTTCTCCCGGTTATAATTTTATCAATCGTTTTATTTTCTGCTTTCGCAAAAGCTGAACCTGCCAAAACTATTGTCCTTGACAACAACACACTACTTCTCAACGGTTCGGGTTACCGTTCAAAATTTTTTATAAAGGTATACAGAGGCTCACTGTACCTCACAGATAAAATATTGTCTGACACTCAGAGTATTAAAGACGAAGAGGTTATTTTCAAAAGCGGGTATCCCGGTGCAATTAAAATGGAATTTGTATACAGTGAAGTGGAGGCAGAAAAAATCAAGGGTGCTTTCAGGGAAGGAATTGAGAAAAATTCGCCGGAACTATTAAACACTGATTATGTTAATAATTTTATAAGTACTTTTAATTTCAATGTAGTTGAGGGAGATATTATAACCCTTTTCATTAAAAATGAAGATACCGTAACTGTTTTCTACAAAGAAAAAACTTTAAATACCATAAATGGCGGGAGTATCGGAAAAGCTGTTTATAAAATCTACCTGGGAAAAGAACCGGCTGACGGCAGTCTCAAAAGTGATATGCTTGGCGGATAA
- a CDS encoding enoyl-CoA hydratase/isomerase family protein, whose amino-acid sequence MSEYLKTEKKNNILYITIDRQKQLNAINRSIMDELTEIVGGVKDSDVKAVVLTGAGEKAFVAGGDINEMKDKCASEAKEFAENSHKLIRAFRECPLPVIAAVNGYALGGGFEIALACDFIYASKNALFGFPEVKLGIIPGFGGTQLLSRVAGPNVAKELIFSGRFIKAEEAAALGIVNKVTEPEELIAETEKYIKEVAGRGPMAVGLAKQTIDKGFNLSLEEALTIEASAFSILFSTKDQKEGMKAFFEKREPEFKGE is encoded by the coding sequence ATGAGCGAGTATCTTAAAACAGAAAAGAAAAACAATATCCTTTACATAACCATCGACAGGCAAAAGCAGCTTAATGCAATCAACCGCAGCATTATGGATGAGTTGACGGAAATTGTGGGCGGTGTGAAAGATTCAGATGTAAAGGCCGTGGTTTTGACGGGCGCCGGCGAAAAGGCTTTTGTAGCAGGCGGTGATATTAATGAGATGAAGGATAAATGTGCGTCAGAGGCAAAAGAATTTGCTGAAAACAGTCATAAGCTGATACGGGCTTTCAGAGAGTGCCCTTTGCCTGTAATAGCAGCTGTAAACGGCTATGCTCTTGGCGGAGGGTTTGAGATTGCTCTTGCCTGTGATTTCATTTACGCATCGAAAAATGCCTTGTTCGGCTTTCCGGAGGTTAAACTGGGGATAATCCCCGGTTTCGGCGGCACCCAGCTGCTTTCAAGAGTAGCAGGCCCTAATGTGGCAAAGGAACTGATTTTCAGCGGCAGGTTTATAAAAGCCGAAGAAGCGGCTGCACTGGGGATCGTTAATAAGGTAACCGAGCCGGAGGAACTTATTGCGGAAACGGAAAAATATATCAAGGAAGTAGCCGGACGGGGACCGATGGCAGTAGGTCTTGCAAAGCAGACTATAGATAAGGGCTTTAATCTGAGTCTTGAGGAAGCTTTAACAATTGAAGCATCGGCATTTTCTATACTTTTTTCCACAAAAGATCAGAAAGAGGGGATGAAGGCTTTTTTTGAAAAGAGAGAACCAGAATTTAAAGGGGAGTAG